Proteins from one Gimesia maris genomic window:
- a CDS encoding mechanosensitive ion channel family protein, whose amino-acid sequence MWSIIFAEEKPVKTADPLQAVGGIWDTVKEYLAREGTHLGINIVMALLIFLVGKWITNILSRFCNRLMKQAKVDDTLARFLSNIIYTVLMVVVILAAISKLGINTNSLAAVLAAAGFAIGMAFQGTLGNFASGVMLILFKPFRVGDYIEAGGTSGIVEEIQIFSTHLRTGDNIAIVVPNGQISGGTIRNFSKKPTRRIDLVIGCGYDDDLRAVKSFLEEVVQGDERVLSDPAPVIAVNELGDSSVNFVVRPWVNNADYWTTRWDLTERIKLGFDERGFNIPYPTRDLHVYNDSTATGD is encoded by the coding sequence ATGTGGTCGATTATTTTCGCAGAAGAAAAACCTGTAAAGACAGCAGATCCACTGCAGGCAGTGGGTGGAATCTGGGATACAGTGAAAGAATATCTGGCAAGGGAAGGAACCCATTTAGGCATTAATATTGTAATGGCCCTGCTGATATTTCTGGTGGGTAAATGGATTACCAACATTCTCAGTCGATTCTGTAACCGGTTGATGAAACAGGCGAAGGTCGATGATACACTGGCCCGTTTTCTGTCAAACATCATCTATACTGTACTGATGGTGGTTGTGATTCTGGCTGCTATTTCAAAACTCGGAATCAATACGAACTCCCTGGCTGCAGTATTAGCGGCAGCTGGTTTTGCGATTGGCATGGCCTTCCAGGGGACGCTGGGTAATTTTGCTTCGGGAGTGATGCTGATCTTATTCAAACCATTTCGTGTGGGGGATTATATTGAAGCAGGAGGAACGTCGGGTATTGTGGAAGAAATTCAGATCTTCTCCACCCATCTGCGAACCGGCGACAACATTGCCATCGTTGTTCCCAATGGTCAGATCTCGGGAGGAACGATCAGGAATTTTTCTAAAAAGCCAACCCGAAGAATCGATCTGGTGATTGGCTGTGGATATGACGACGATCTGAGGGCCGTTAAATCATTTCTGGAAGAAGTTGTGCAGGGAGATGAGAGAGTACTTTCTGATCCTGCTCCCGTTATTGCTGTCAATGAACTGGGTGACAGCAGCGTGAACTTTGTCGTGCGGCCCTGGGTTAATAATGCCGATTACTGGACAACACGCTGGGATCTGACCGAACGGATTAAGCTGGGCTTTGATGAGCGAGGCTTTAATATTCCCTATCCAACCCGTGATTTACATGTTTATAACGACTCGACTGCTACTGGTGACTGA
- a CDS encoding ROK family transcriptional regulator: MNVRKVLEVIQSQGTLTRADVMRCSGISAPTVSKAVSALLEAGLLEERETAEFSVGRPGKLLQLPRFSAQVIGVVLEWDYCSIVASGLDGHLHEDKLDRFKTPQSYSELIEIISGKILNLVEKEEIPALGVGITVPGLVNSNDGRIFLASNLHIVDGQAPAVDIASRTDLECVLVQKSTSLCLSEKTYGAGQSVEDFINLDVTSGFGMGVFTGGQLLDGQHGLAGEIAHITVEPEGGRMCGCGNLGCLETVATDLALTHYVSNRLGKELEFEAIAELVKQGELDITPELDHTIEFLAIGVAAAINIFNPSNIFITARLFDLRDDVFDKMCSIAKSRALQPSASSCEIERSKGNKYLGAVAGIINHLANSLGPRLT; this comes from the coding sequence ATGAACGTTCGTAAGGTTCTGGAAGTAATCCAGAGCCAGGGAACATTAACACGTGCTGATGTCATGCGGTGCTCAGGAATCAGTGCTCCCACGGTATCTAAAGCCGTCAGTGCTCTGCTGGAAGCCGGGCTGCTTGAAGAACGGGAGACGGCCGAGTTTTCTGTAGGGCGTCCGGGAAAATTATTACAGCTTCCCCGATTCAGTGCTCAGGTAATCGGGGTTGTTCTGGAATGGGACTACTGCTCGATCGTGGCGTCTGGTCTGGATGGACATTTGCATGAAGATAAACTGGATCGCTTCAAAACACCGCAGTCCTATTCAGAGCTGATTGAAATTATTTCCGGTAAGATTTTGAACCTGGTTGAGAAGGAAGAGATTCCTGCGCTGGGTGTCGGGATTACCGTGCCCGGTCTGGTGAACAGTAACGATGGTCGCATTTTCCTGGCATCGAACCTGCACATTGTCGATGGTCAGGCTCCCGCAGTCGACATTGCCAGCCGTACTGATCTGGAATGTGTGCTCGTACAGAAATCAACTTCTTTATGTTTATCAGAGAAGACGTATGGAGCAGGGCAGTCCGTAGAAGATTTTATTAACCTGGATGTCACATCAGGATTTGGGATGGGAGTCTTCACTGGTGGTCAGTTACTGGATGGCCAACATGGCCTGGCTGGTGAAATTGCACATATCACAGTGGAACCTGAAGGGGGACGCATGTGTGGTTGTGGAAATCTGGGATGCCTGGAAACCGTTGCCACTGATTTGGCACTGACCCACTACGTTTCGAATCGGCTCGGGAAAGAACTTGAATTTGAAGCGATCGCAGAGCTGGTCAAGCAGGGTGAACTGGATATTACTCCCGAGTTAGACCACACAATTGAATTCCTGGCGATTGGTGTAGCCGCGGCGATCAATATTTTCAATCCGTCGAACATCTTTATCACGGCTCGATTATTCGACCTGCGTGATGACGTGTTTGATAAGATGTGTTCGATTGCAAAGAGTCGCGCCTTACAACCGTCTGCCAGTTCCTGTGAAATCGAACGTTCTAAAGGAAATAAATATCTGGGAGCCGTTGCTGGTATTATTAACCACCTGGCAAATTCATTAGGCCCACGGTTAACTTAA
- a CDS encoding DUF1572 family protein yields MPSAADQITREYILESIHLLEQSVHKIEHCLNQLDRNQIWWRPEPELNSIGNLILHLCGNLNQWAVNGIPDLTDERQRALEFSSEVRLTVDELTGMITQTVAQASAAIQSLSPETLLESREIQGFTVTVLGAISHTVPHFVGHTHQIIYLTRLQLGKAYQFDWSPGSQQNRVPI; encoded by the coding sequence ATGCCATCTGCTGCGGATCAGATTACCCGCGAGTATATTCTGGAATCAATCCATTTACTGGAACAGTCTGTTCATAAAATAGAGCACTGTCTGAACCAGTTGGATCGTAATCAAATCTGGTGGCGGCCTGAACCGGAGCTTAACAGCATCGGGAACCTGATCTTGCATCTTTGTGGCAACTTGAATCAGTGGGCCGTCAATGGGATTCCTGATTTGACAGATGAACGGCAGCGTGCGCTGGAATTCAGCTCAGAAGTCAGACTGACTGTGGATGAGTTAACTGGAATGATAACTCAGACCGTCGCGCAGGCAAGCGCCGCTATTCAATCGCTCTCACCTGAAACCTTACTGGAATCACGAGAAATTCAGGGTTTTACGGTGACCGTCCTGGGAGCCATTTCTCATACGGTTCCCCATTTCGTCGGTCATACCCATCAGATCATCTATCTCACACGTCTGCAACTGGGAAAAGCGTACCAGTTTGACTGGTCCCCAGGTTCGCAGCAGAACCGTGTACCAATTTAG
- a CDS encoding SGNH/GDSL hydrolase family protein, translated as MRFSMVRTKLIYTITLGLFLMTAGLLQAQEAQQQSHKAPLSKMELESGDSIVFLGDSITHQCLYTQYVEDFFYTRYPRMRLKFHNAGVGGAKAWDALARFDRDVAAYKPKYVTILLGMNDGQYQPFNEEIFQTYYHDMKELITKIEAIGAKPILMTPTMFDARAARMGTRKRDPSAVELYNSVLAYYGTWLREVAAESGFGFVDMYGPLNNITITARQKDPKFTLIRDAIHPDAPGQVVMAYALLSDMNVQRRVSRITISEKANGEPAAVVRGGKLTDLVYDDEGVSFTWLADSLPWVVPEEAKLGAELTKLGHRMSQEALSIHGLPAGRYELSIDGEVAGQYSNTTLAQHIELQSNPKTPQYQQAMKVALLNKERNDGPVKNKRNSWRAFQQFARIKRQLDAQAGEKNAQQIAQLDRLEKQLAGQEKVIEESEAAAMVLEDKIYEVNQPVARKYVLKKVAAGKKQK; from the coding sequence ATGAGATTTTCAATGGTCAGAACAAAGCTGATCTATACCATTACGCTGGGACTATTCTTAATGACAGCCGGTCTGCTGCAGGCTCAGGAAGCACAGCAGCAGTCGCACAAAGCGCCATTGTCAAAAATGGAACTGGAGTCGGGAGATTCCATCGTATTTCTGGGTGACAGCATTACTCACCAGTGTCTGTATACGCAATATGTAGAAGATTTCTTTTACACTCGTTACCCCAGGATGCGATTGAAATTCCATAATGCGGGTGTGGGGGGAGCCAAGGCCTGGGATGCGCTGGCGCGTTTTGATCGGGATGTGGCCGCTTACAAGCCCAAGTATGTCACGATACTGCTGGGGATGAATGATGGGCAGTATCAGCCATTCAATGAAGAGATCTTTCAGACCTATTACCATGACATGAAAGAACTGATTACAAAAATTGAAGCCATTGGTGCCAAGCCCATTTTAATGACCCCTACGATGTTCGACGCCCGGGCAGCCAGAATGGGTACGCGAAAGCGTGATCCCAGTGCCGTCGAATTATACAACTCGGTACTTGCCTATTATGGAACCTGGTTGCGTGAAGTGGCAGCGGAATCCGGCTTTGGATTTGTCGACATGTATGGCCCATTAAATAACATTACCATTACCGCACGTCAGAAAGATCCCAAATTTACATTGATTCGTGATGCCATTCACCCTGATGCTCCGGGACAGGTGGTCATGGCTTATGCATTGCTCTCTGACATGAATGTACAACGTCGGGTTTCCCGCATCACGATCAGTGAAAAGGCCAATGGCGAGCCAGCAGCCGTTGTACGGGGAGGCAAACTGACGGATCTGGTATATGATGACGAAGGAGTTTCCTTCACCTGGCTGGCAGACAGTCTGCCCTGGGTTGTGCCCGAAGAAGCGAAACTGGGAGCCGAGCTGACGAAGCTGGGGCATCGCATGAGCCAGGAAGCTTTGTCAATTCACGGACTGCCTGCGGGACGCTATGAACTGTCAATCGACGGTGAAGTAGCTGGTCAGTATTCGAATACGACTTTAGCACAGCATATTGAATTACAGAGTAATCCGAAAACGCCTCAATACCAGCAGGCGATGAAAGTAGCGCTGTTGAACAAAGAACGCAATGATGGGCCTGTAAAAAATAAACGTAACAGCTGGCGCGCGTTTCAGCAGTTCGCCCGCATCAAACGACAACTGGATGCCCAGGCAGGCGAAAAGAATGCTCAGCAGATCGCTCAACTGGACCGACTGGAGAAGCAACTGGCCGGCCAGGAAAAAGTTATTGAAGAGAGTGAAGCAGCTGCGATGGTATTGGAAGATAAGATTTACGAAGTGAATCAGCCTGTGGCGCGGAAATATGTCTTGAAGAAAGTAGCCGCTGGTAAGAAGCAGAAATAA
- a CDS encoding sodium:proton antiporter: MNLIADTSTQLDATHLVSTTEQPHADQHAHAEPPAFYSVIPFALLLLCIAFLPLIHKTEEWWEHNKNRLLVAVSLGLVTLLYYTFIYGHGVIDHGTHELSAPGFPAAIVVLKNAILVEYIPFIALLFSLYVISGGIAFNGNLVGRPRLNTAIIAIGAAISSFIGTTGAAMLLIRPLLKANAKRDYVAHTVIFFIFVVCNTGGCLLPIGDPPLFLGFLRGVPFTWTLNLWPMWLAMNLCLLAIYFIYDTVRYKKENREKVEAPPESIEPFALRGGLNFLWLLLVIFCVALFDPSKPVPYTNGWHAPHFFREVCMFGLAGISLLVTPKSVRQQNSFNYDAILEVAALFVGIFICMQAPVQILNVYGGSLGIDAPWEFYWATGTLSSFLDNAPTYVVFFETAKSAGTTGPAIAGVSEISLIAISLGSVFMGAMTYIGNGPNFMVKAIAEKNNIRMPSFFGYMAYSCVVLLPLSILLTIVFL; the protein is encoded by the coding sequence ATGAACTTAATCGCTGATACGTCTACGCAACTGGATGCAACACACTTAGTATCCACCACGGAACAACCACACGCAGATCAGCACGCTCACGCTGAGCCACCTGCCTTCTATAGTGTCATTCCGTTTGCCTTGCTTTTACTGTGTATTGCTTTTCTGCCCCTGATTCACAAAACCGAAGAGTGGTGGGAACATAACAAAAACCGCCTGCTGGTCGCGGTCAGTCTGGGCCTGGTTACCCTGCTCTATTACACATTCATTTATGGGCATGGGGTAATCGATCACGGAACGCACGAGCTGTCTGCTCCCGGATTCCCGGCTGCCATCGTCGTTCTGAAAAATGCGATCTTAGTAGAATACATTCCTTTCATCGCCCTGCTCTTCAGTCTGTATGTGATCAGTGGTGGTATTGCTTTTAATGGAAATCTGGTCGGCCGCCCCAGGCTGAATACTGCCATCATCGCCATCGGTGCCGCAATCTCCAGTTTCATTGGAACAACCGGCGCAGCCATGCTACTGATTCGCCCCCTGTTGAAAGCAAACGCAAAACGTGACTACGTGGCTCATACGGTCATCTTTTTCATTTTTGTCGTCTGCAATACCGGTGGATGTCTGCTGCCAATCGGCGACCCGCCACTTTTCCTGGGGTTCTTGCGGGGTGTTCCTTTTACCTGGACACTCAATCTATGGCCAATGTGGCTGGCGATGAACCTCTGCCTGCTGGCGATTTATTTCATCTATGACACGGTACGTTATAAAAAGGAAAACCGGGAAAAGGTCGAAGCACCACCCGAATCCATTGAGCCTTTCGCACTCAGAGGTGGTCTTAACTTTCTCTGGTTGCTCCTGGTGATCTTCTGTGTCGCACTGTTTGATCCATCCAAACCGGTTCCTTACACAAACGGCTGGCATGCGCCGCACTTTTTCAGGGAAGTCTGCATGTTCGGACTCGCTGGAATCTCATTGCTGGTCACACCTAAAAGTGTCCGGCAGCAGAACTCTTTCAATTACGATGCCATTCTGGAAGTCGCAGCATTGTTTGTCGGGATCTTCATCTGTATGCAGGCACCGGTTCAAATCCTGAACGTTTATGGCGGTTCACTCGGTATTGATGCCCCCTGGGAGTTTTACTGGGCAACAGGCACACTCTCCAGCTTTTTAGATAATGCCCCGACGTATGTGGTCTTCTTTGAAACAGCGAAATCTGCTGGCACAACTGGACCAGCAATCGCTGGAGTGAGTGAAATCTCACTGATCGCCATCAGCCTCGGCTCAGTCTTCATGGGCGCCATGACTTATATTGGTAACGGTCCAAATTTCATGGTCAAGGCGATCGCGGAAAAGAATAACATTCGCATGCCCAGCTTTTTCGGATATATGGCTTACAGCTGTGTTGTGTTATTGCCTCTGTCGATCCTGTTAACGATCGTTTTCCTGTAA
- a CDS encoding sensor domain-containing diguanylate cyclase, producing the protein MISPEKIWSSDQLPTLPAVAVKLLDLSKNPDTDIKEVIDTIKADPAITAKILKASNSSFFGLRSECKGIERAVPLLGTMVVTSLALSFSLSESAITQGPLKSRFDSYWKQSIIQSAAAELLAAKSGNDLKYDSFLLGLLQDIGHLAMLRSIPTDLLSVLEQAETEQRESVEVESAELGINHAEVGVKMMERWQLSEQFQTAIQHHHDSVAQLKTLESHPDFNLITIIATSAAIGDYFCSVNSGLALQKLQDLTSEFYNMPHDDLHGFLEQVQVRFEEAAQIFAVNMDDIESPFEIMAKANEQLVQMTMKAQVDTTQAFARQAVIEEQKNKLESENKQLQSKAIHDPLTKTYNRSYFNENFEKELYSCSRDAQPIGIIFSDIDRFKNLNDTYGHQFGDLVLQRVAKVASESTRRSDVFCRYGGEEFVIMVNNPTENGIRDLAERLRKLIENEVIEFEGARVPVTASLGAVVGIPPRDLTGFAERLVAEADEAMYESKENGRNQVHVRSIVSKNEQELHKLIKRCRFSRWLVTKEVFDIPTISKALLKCSKQQKQSRIGELAIAEKMLSENDVSKILELQELKGLRFGEIAIQQNFLTQEQTAYLLALQIEPPIVLGKTLISLELLESTQAAELIKQYLAEMKPCSIAADAHRNQLANS; encoded by the coding sequence ATGATTTCTCCTGAAAAAATCTGGTCTTCTGATCAATTACCTACTTTGCCTGCGGTCGCTGTAAAATTGCTGGATCTTTCCAAGAATCCCGATACAGATATCAAAGAAGTGATTGATACGATCAAAGCAGACCCGGCAATTACTGCAAAGATTTTGAAAGCGAGTAATTCTTCATTTTTTGGATTAAGATCAGAATGCAAAGGTATTGAGCGGGCTGTTCCACTGCTGGGGACGATGGTCGTTACGTCGCTGGCATTGAGCTTTTCACTTTCTGAATCAGCAATCACTCAGGGTCCACTCAAATCTCGATTTGACTCATACTGGAAACAGTCTATCATCCAGTCAGCAGCGGCAGAGCTGTTAGCTGCAAAATCCGGAAATGATTTAAAATACGACAGTTTCCTGCTCGGACTGCTGCAGGATATTGGTCACCTCGCCATGCTCAGATCTATCCCGACAGATTTATTATCTGTTCTGGAACAGGCTGAAACGGAACAACGGGAGTCTGTTGAAGTAGAATCAGCAGAACTGGGAATCAACCACGCTGAGGTGGGTGTCAAAATGATGGAACGCTGGCAATTGTCAGAACAGTTCCAGACTGCAATCCAACATCACCATGACTCTGTCGCACAGCTGAAAACTCTCGAATCACACCCCGACTTCAACCTGATCACCATCATCGCTACTTCTGCAGCAATTGGGGACTACTTCTGTTCCGTTAACAGTGGGCTGGCATTACAGAAACTTCAGGATTTAACATCTGAATTTTACAACATGCCACACGATGACCTGCATGGATTTCTGGAACAGGTACAGGTTCGCTTTGAGGAAGCCGCCCAGATTTTCGCGGTTAATATGGATGACATCGAATCCCCGTTTGAAATCATGGCCAAAGCAAACGAGCAACTGGTGCAGATGACCATGAAGGCACAGGTCGATACAACACAGGCGTTTGCCCGACAGGCCGTCATTGAAGAACAGAAAAACAAGCTGGAATCAGAAAATAAACAGCTCCAGAGTAAAGCCATTCATGACCCGCTGACCAAAACCTATAATCGCAGCTACTTCAATGAAAATTTTGAGAAGGAACTCTACTCCTGCTCTCGCGATGCACAACCGATTGGAATTATCTTTTCAGATATCGATCGCTTCAAAAATCTGAACGATACCTACGGACATCAGTTCGGTGACCTGGTCTTACAGCGTGTCGCCAAAGTCGCCAGCGAATCCACAAGACGCTCAGACGTTTTCTGTCGGTATGGTGGTGAAGAATTCGTGATCATGGTCAATAATCCTACTGAAAACGGGATTCGCGACCTGGCGGAACGACTCCGAAAGCTGATCGAAAACGAAGTCATCGAATTCGAAGGAGCCCGAGTCCCGGTCACGGCCAGCCTGGGAGCCGTCGTGGGAATCCCTCCTAGAGACTTAACAGGATTTGCAGAACGACTGGTTGCTGAAGCAGATGAGGCGATGTATGAGTCCAAAGAAAACGGGCGAAACCAGGTACATGTTCGTTCAATTGTCAGCAAAAATGAGCAGGAACTGCACAAATTAATCAAACGCTGCCGCTTCAGTCGCTGGCTGGTGACAAAAGAAGTCTTCGATATTCCGACCATATCCAAAGCACTGCTTAAATGCTCAAAACAGCAGAAGCAGTCACGAATTGGGGAACTCGCCATTGCCGAAAAGATGCTCTCCGAGAATGACGTTTCCAAAATTCTGGAACTGCAGGAGCTCAAAGGTCTGCGATTCGGTGAAATCGCAATTCAGCAGAATTTCCTGACCCAGGAACAGACGGCTTACCTGCTGGCTTTACAGATCGAACCGCCAATCGTGCTCGGGAAAACTTTAATTTCGCTGGAATTGCTGGAAAGCACTCAGGCGGCTGAACTCATTAAGCAATATCTTGCAGAAATGAAACCCTGTTCAATCGCTGCGGATGCACATCGGAATCAGCTGGCAAATTCATAA